A DNA window from Sulfitobacter noctilucicola contains the following coding sequences:
- a CDS encoding energy-coupling factor ABC transporter ATP-binding protein, giving the protein MAPSSFLISMRDVSLHVDGKTLLSQITVNANERRIGIVGRNGSGKTTLARVLAGLVPATEGSVKIAGIDVARDRKGALGRIGILFQNPDHQIIFPTVEEEIAFGLTQMGQSADEAAQGVAQILAQFDKSHWAKAAIHQLSQGQRQLVCLMSVLVMAPSVIILDEPFAGLDIPTTKQLARLLAGLDVTLVLITHDPDVLRDYDRVLWIDSGVIVQDDNPAPVLAAFEARMDHIGDSDDLSHLAG; this is encoded by the coding sequence ATGGCTCCGTCTTCATTCCTGATATCAATGCGCGATGTGTCGCTGCATGTAGATGGCAAAACGTTGTTGTCTCAAATCACGGTGAATGCGAACGAACGCCGGATCGGGATTGTCGGGCGCAACGGCTCCGGCAAGACGACATTGGCACGGGTGCTGGCAGGTCTGGTGCCTGCAACAGAAGGCAGCGTGAAAATCGCAGGAATTGATGTGGCGCGGGATCGTAAAGGTGCCTTGGGTCGCATCGGGATTCTGTTCCAGAACCCTGACCACCAGATCATCTTTCCTACTGTGGAAGAGGAAATCGCGTTTGGTCTGACGCAGATGGGCCAGAGTGCGGACGAGGCGGCACAAGGCGTTGCGCAAATCCTGGCCCAGTTTGACAAAAGTCATTGGGCAAAGGCCGCGATCCACCAACTCTCACAGGGTCAGCGCCAGTTGGTGTGCCTGATGTCCGTACTTGTGATGGCGCCATCTGTCATCATTCTGGACGAGCCTTTCGCGGGGTTGGATATTCCGACGACGAAGCAATTGGCGCGGCTGCTTGCGGGCTTGGATGTGACCCTCGTGCTTATCACACATGATCCTGATGTTTTGCGCGACTATGATCGGGTGCTTTGGATTGACAGCGGTGTAATCGTACAGGACGATAATCCCGCACCTGTTTTGGCAGCGTTTGAAGCGCGCATGGATCACATCGGGGATAGTGATGATCTCTCTCACCTCGCCGGTTGA
- a CDS encoding biotin transporter BioY produces MERDITLIAVFAALIAALGLMPTLMLASGVPITAQSLGVMLCGTVLGAKRGGLAVLLFVALVALGLPLLAGGRGGLGVFASPTVGFVVGFPIAAFATGFVMEQLTRMSVGVAASIAAAIGGVLVLYAFGMFGFMMVLSKGFGETFAILGWYLPGDAIKVVLAGVITAGLARARPASLLSRA; encoded by the coding sequence ATGGAACGTGACATTACACTGATCGCCGTCTTCGCGGCCCTGATCGCGGCCCTTGGTCTTATGCCAACGCTGATGCTTGCCAGTGGTGTGCCGATCACGGCGCAAAGCCTTGGTGTCATGCTGTGCGGTACGGTGCTGGGTGCCAAGCGAGGCGGCTTGGCGGTATTGCTGTTCGTCGCTCTTGTTGCACTCGGTCTGCCGCTTCTTGCCGGTGGGCGCGGCGGTCTTGGGGTGTTTGCGTCCCCGACAGTTGGTTTTGTCGTGGGCTTCCCGATCGCGGCTTTTGCAACTGGATTTGTGATGGAGCAATTGACCCGCATGTCGGTGGGCGTTGCGGCGTCAATCGCAGCGGCAATTGGCGGCGTCCTCGTCCTCTATGCCTTTGGCATGTTCGGCTTTATGATGGTGCTGAGCAAAGGCTTTGGTGAAACATTTGCGATCCTCGGCTGGTATCTGCCGGGTGATGCAATCAAGGTCGTGCTGGCAGGTGTCATCACCGCAGGTCTGGCACGCGCACGTCCGGCAAGCCTGCTGTCACGCGCTTAA
- a CDS encoding thiolase family protein: MTSAYIIAACRTAVAPRGGAFAALEPHALAAPVITEALQQAGLAPERVDEVIVSNALGMGGNPARSVALASGLSTRVAGLSIDRQCAGGMDAVLIARQMILSGTAKVVIAGGVESYSRRPLRSRTFADGRPAQPYEQAPFTPWPDRDPDMAVAAAQLGKTLGISRAEQDKWAIASHAKARASTFPPNEIVPLKGLEHDPFARELTPALCTRAKSLSGDVTSANTAVAADAAAFCIVVSEDIALEAGLTAVRIVEGATLGGDPVCPGIAPVAAVKHVLAQAGLTPSDINHAEVMEAFAVQAIACIEGTGIHPDTVNKGGGALARGHPIGASGAINTVRLVHDLRRNSGIGLATIAAAGGIATALVLSA, from the coding sequence ATGACTTCTGCATATATCATTGCAGCCTGTCGTACCGCTGTCGCCCCCCGTGGCGGGGCCTTTGCAGCGCTGGAACCGCATGCTTTAGCGGCTCCCGTTATCACCGAAGCCTTACAGCAGGCAGGATTGGCACCTGAACGTGTGGATGAGGTCATTGTCAGCAATGCACTAGGCATGGGCGGCAATCCTGCCCGTAGTGTGGCTCTGGCTTCAGGTCTTTCCACGCGCGTTGCGGGGCTAAGCATTGACCGGCAATGTGCGGGCGGTATGGATGCAGTGCTGATCGCACGTCAGATGATCTTGAGCGGCACGGCAAAGGTTGTCATTGCAGGTGGCGTCGAAAGCTATTCCAGACGACCACTCAGATCCCGCACTTTTGCAGATGGCAGGCCAGCACAGCCATACGAGCAGGCCCCCTTTACCCCCTGGCCTGATCGCGATCCGGATATGGCGGTGGCAGCAGCGCAATTGGGCAAAACGCTAGGTATTAGTCGCGCGGAGCAGGACAAATGGGCGATTGCCAGCCATGCCAAAGCCAGAGCATCTACCTTTCCCCCAAACGAAATTGTCCCGCTCAAAGGGTTGGAACATGACCCCTTCGCCCGCGAACTGACGCCCGCGCTCTGCACACGTGCCAAATCGCTTTCCGGCGATGTAACCAGCGCGAACACAGCCGTCGCAGCTGATGCGGCCGCTTTCTGCATTGTCGTTTCCGAAGACATCGCACTTGAAGCAGGACTGACCGCGGTACGCATCGTTGAAGGGGCCACACTCGGGGGTGATCCTGTCTGTCCGGGGATTGCACCCGTTGCCGCAGTCAAACACGTTCTGGCTCAGGCTGGACTGACACCAAGCGACATCAACCATGCGGAGGTGATGGAAGCCTTCGCCGTGCAGGCCATTGCCTGTATCGAGGGAACCGGCATTCACCCTGACACAGTCAACAAAGGTGGCGGCGCATTGGCTCGGGGGCATCCCATCGGAGCATCGGGCGCGATAAATACCGTCCGGTTAGTCCATGATCTGCGCCGCAATAGCGGCATTGGTCTAGCCACGATTGCAGCGGCGGGCGGGATTGCGACCGCCCTTGTTTTAAGCGCGTGA
- a CDS encoding energy-coupling factor transporter transmembrane component T family protein, which produces MISLTSPVETAAHHWRAGIKLSALCFATVVLFAADALAWQAAFLIATVLFYALPGVAFLRSGLGRLSGLWPFVVLILIWHLVSGDLEAGFRIVLRMLTAVALANLVTMTTKLSDMIAVVRWLLTPLRRFGVETSRIELAMALVIRFTPVLAAKGQMLTQAWRARSRHRPGPRILIPFAVLAIDDAEHLAEALRARGGL; this is translated from the coding sequence ATGATCTCTCTCACCTCGCCGGTTGAAACCGCGGCCCACCACTGGCGGGCGGGCATCAAGCTGTCTGCGCTTTGTTTTGCCACTGTAGTCCTGTTCGCCGCTGATGCGCTCGCATGGCAGGCGGCATTCCTCATTGCTACGGTCCTGTTCTATGCCCTGCCGGGCGTTGCGTTCTTGCGTAGCGGCTTGGGACGGCTGTCGGGGCTTTGGCCGTTTGTTGTCCTGATCCTGATCTGGCATCTGGTCAGTGGTGATCTTGAAGCTGGCTTTCGGATCGTTCTGCGAATGCTCACCGCCGTGGCCTTGGCCAATCTGGTGACGATGACCACGAAGTTAAGTGATATGATCGCGGTTGTCCGCTGGTTGCTGACCCCTTTGCGCCGTTTCGGTGTTGAAACTTCGCGGATTGAGCTGGCGATGGCATTGGTGATCCGCTTTACGCCTGTTCTTGCCGCCAAGGGCCAGATGCTGACGCAGGCATGGCGGGCGAGGAGCAGACACAGGCCCGGACCCCGCATCCTGATCCCTTTTGCCGTACTGGCGATAGATGACGCAGAGCATCTGGCCGAAGCCTTGCGGGCACGTGGCGGACTTTGA